The following are encoded together in the Lathyrus oleraceus cultivar Zhongwan6 chromosome 3, CAAS_Psat_ZW6_1.0, whole genome shotgun sequence genome:
- the LOC127125821 gene encoding uncharacterized protein LOC127125821: MASSRKSFLSRSSYIFPTSSEIETNLNTKSSEATEFELDEADVWNMSCSNSDHMTESKKCVLPGLKRVSRKMESNNRVNPIGTSSLPMNIPDWSKILKDEYKKKKKNKESSDDDEDEEGYDGEIRLPPHEYLARTRGASLSVHEGKGRTLKGRDLRSVRNAIWKKVGFED; this comes from the coding sequence ATGGCTTCTTCTAGGAAGAGTTTTCTTTCAAGATCAAGTTACATTTTTCCAACATCCTCAGAGATAGAGACAAATTTAAACACAAAATCATCGGAAGCAACTGAGTTCGAGCTCGATGAAGCTGATGTATGGAACATGTCATGTTCAAATTCCGACCACATGACAGAATCAAAAAAGTGTGTGCTACCAGGTTTGAAGAGAGTTTCTAGAAAAATGGAATCCAATAACCGAGTTAACCCTATAGGTACATCTTCTTTACCGATGAATATACCAGATTGGTCAAAGATTTTGAAAGATGAatacaagaagaagaagaagaacaaagagagtagtgatgatgatgaagatgaagaaggcTATGATGGAGAAATTCGTTTACCTCCTCATGAGTATCTTGCTAGAACTAGAGGAGCTTCTCTTTCAGTCCATGAAGGGAAAGGAAGGACTTTGAAAGGTAGGGATTTGCGTAGTGTTAGGAATGCTATTTGGAAGAAAGTTGGTTTTGAAGATTAA